The genomic window atttgtggtctttttctgtaattttactgtttttaaagatacataaaaaatctgtaaaaacactgaaataaaatcgttttttgacattttacgtggaaaatcttaaaaaaaaaaagaataatctgtaaaatttgattttttttaagtgcagATGCAGAAGCCACAAGATGTTAACATGTAAACGTGCCAATCAGCTTGATCAGATCCTATCTCATGTTAATGTCAAGTGTAAACGTAGACACACTGACCCCGCAAAATGTCTGCGTTTCTTGGGACGTGGCGTGATTGAGCAGAGTGATAAGTTTTTCCAGTGAACTCTTTTTTCCATGATAATAAGGTAAACCATGGAAAAGTATGTGTGCCACATATGTGTTAAGTGgttttaaatgtagcctacaGTAATTCTAGTAGCTGCGTTGCTAggtctgtttattttcatgtcagaagtttatttgcatttaattgCCGCTATGCAAACCACCACAACAAACCTGTAGCTCTCATTCTTATAgtattcatttaaattttattCGTAATTTTGATCAGAAACATCCCAGTattagattttttacaaaggccACAATTTGATGATAAAGTGCTTCATAGGGCTGAATCGCAGCTAAGATTAATGTTTCATTCCTGCCGCACAGTCCTGCAGACGACTGTTTACACTGCCCTCCACAAACACCAACaaacttgtttgtttttacagtctGGAGATTGTCGGGTAATGGTTGAGCAGTGTGATATGGTTTTCCAACTAACTCTGATTTAATCTTACCTTGATAAACTGTTTGCCACGTGGTCTTGCACACACAAGTTTTCTTTGGTTCTTGAAGCTTCTAGTGAAGACATTTAGTAGACTAGTGTAGAAACTCTGATAGTATATGTTGACTAAtgttaaagacatttataagttaaaggcggggtgtccgatttctcttagccattgttgatgttcaaatcaccaaaacaaacacacccctacccccatctttcgcttttgTCAAagctcggctcgactaatgtctgtcctgtgcactgcgcaccttactgctgattggctacaaggttgttttggtactcggcccgactagTCTAAACAAGCGAAAGTTAGGAATCGCTGATCCCGCCTTTAACAATTTCGTTCTGATTCAATTTATACACAGTTTTGTTTTCGTGTGGATGCATATTTTGGTAGAACACGCAGCTGTTTTGTAAGTTACGTTTATTTTCATCTGAAACTGTATTTTGAGGACAACTCAAAGTTTAGATAATACTTTGGTTGATTCTACTTTTGCAGCCAAGCCATTCTTCTCCGGGAAATCCTGGGTCTTCTTGAAACATGTGGATTTTTAACTGAGGGCCAAGCAAAGCCActaaaacacagaaacacatcTGTAAACGTAATGATATGCACCGACAATAATACAAAATCATCAAAATTCACAATTGCACTTCACCTGCAGGATATCCAGCTCCATTTTCCCGGTATTCTTCTTATCgaacaatttaaacatttctgtgcagatttaaaaatacaagTAAACTATCAATTTCTGAAAATCTGACAGATTCAATTGGAACTGGGCAGGAAATGATCTTTTCTGTTATATAAACAGCAGAACTCACTGAAGAGCATCTCCAAGCGGATCAGGCAGCCCACAAAGCTATCAAAGTCAATGGCATACTGCTGGTTGGCATAACGCGAGATTATCACCTGAAGTATTTCACTGTTCACCTGGAACCCTGTGGAGAAAACATGCCGAATCAGATTCATTGTGACCACTTTTTTCATCTACATTGCACATTAGAAATGAATTATGACCTGCTTCCTTTGTTGCATCTCTCATCTCATGAGAACTCATAGTGCCCGAGTTGTCTGTGTCACGGCTCTTGAAAATTTCCTGGTGAGGTATGACAGAAAATTCAGTTCAGTACATCGGTAACACAATGAACTGACCAGAACTTTTGTGCGTACAAGTTGATACATACCAAATATTTCTGGATCTTTATCCACAGTGTGTGAAACTCCACCAGGCCAAGTTTACCACTGCCATCTTTCTGGACAGAGGTCAAGGGTCATGCGGGGTCATGATAGCCAtgtgttaaataataatatttttttctgttgctgCAGTCTTTGAATGATGTCATGAGAATATATGtgtttaaattcatttaaacaaaaccaacACAATATTCTACTTGGGTGTGTATTATTAGATGTTGAAGTACAAGTTTAGTAATTTGTGTATTATTTGTTCATATGATCTAGTAAGGAAAGGATACATCTAGCAGGCTGATCATGTGGCGGCACGTTTCCATCGTGAATCCATCAGTCTTTACTTCAGTTCCTGTGTGAAACAATATAAAACTTTACTCAAGAATAACCAGCAATGATAGAATATGTAGGTTCGCCTTAAAAGTGGATTTTCCTACTTTTAGACACAATGTTGTCTAGTATCTGTTGTAGTTCCGACACAGACACCTCTGAGTCCTAAATAGAAAAGACAAGATCCTCTGTAAACATGACTGTGATCAATGCTGCACAcgcaaacaaaacaatgatcCAAAAATAAAGACAGTCATTTATCTCACATTTCCAGCGATCTGCACAAAAAGGTGTTTAAAATGCGGGTCCACGTCACTCTCAGATATGGAATCctgaaaaagaatgaaaataataaaacgaaTGGACAAAAATACACTGTTTGATTCAGGAAATGTCATCGAGATTATTTGATTTGATATATGTATGTGGGTCGCTGGCATACATTTATAAAccattttggtaacactttacattaaggttccctttataaagcatttataaacgtgttcattaatgattaataagtcatttacaaatgcattataaagccgttatctgcataaataaaaagggattctaacgaaatacctgtcaaatagtgagccatttttaactcacatgttataaatgcttaataaatgtatttattcattatttatttgcaaaatgaGACTGTCAGATTGGAGACTGTAGGGTATTATGctggtttttcttattattgtatatttcatatcttatgtcacttttcaaaccatgttgctTACTTGATCCGATTCCAAATGTCTTACGGtgccctccagaatgccttcagatcaTGATGCTTATCCAAAGCAGTTTTTTCTTGCTTACCAAGATAAATTCGAAGACATTTGGAATCAGATCAAGTAagcaacatggtttgaaaagtgacataagatatgaaatatacaataataagaaaaaacaacataacaccctacagtctcccgtctgacagcctattttgcaaataacatcaagataataatgaatctgcttttgagtcaaataaataatgaataaatacatttattaagcatttataacatgtgagtaaAAAAacggctcactatttggcaggtatttcgttagaatcccccttttttatttatgcagttataactgctttataatgcatttgtaaatgacttattaatcattaatgaacacatttataaacgcTTTATGAAGgaaaccttaatgtaaagtgttatcaCTATTTTTATTCCACGTTACCTTTTTCAAGTTTGCTGTAATATCTGAATCCATCGGGCTGGACAGAAAAGAGACAGAATTGTACCTCCATCGTGTTAAGTTAATGTAATAGGTCCTCTAATATTGTCAAAAGCAAGGTTTTAGTATTGAGGTGTGTGAGGTGGTTAATATCACCGGGTGAAGCAGACCCGGTCAATAGTACCACCATGTGGCATAAAACTAaactacacaacacacatttttataagAAAAAACAAATATCAGCAGTCTTAACACACCAACCTATAAAAACAGGCCTTTTCAAGTCTCAGAGTAGgctattaaaaaacacaatttggACAAACCTGGCAGCCACCTCCTTCTCTGTAAACACACGCAGTATGAAACTTCCCTTTCGATGGGGCTCAAAAGTTGATGGGATGATGATGTATTCCCCGGGAGGCAGTTTAAACCGCTCGCTCATCTCTCGCAGGTTAATAAAGGTGCTGCTTCCTGCAACCGATCTTTTACGCAGGAGCACGTCGGGACCGAGATGAATATTATTACGACCCTTGTACTGCAAGACACATGCGcagccacaaacacacacatatgcaatgAGGATACCTTGACGGAGGACTTGATCCGCAAATCTTTTAAAGATCCTGTTACCCTGATGTACAAAACAAATAGAGCTCACCTCATCTGgaacctgaaacacacaaacaacaggACATTATTTGTCTGATAAGACAAATTGGATTAGGACATCTAATATGTCTTGAAAGTTATGTTGTTGTTACAAAtttgcaaaaattaaaaaatgactaaTGTTGGCGGTAAGAATAGTGTCAATGTTTTTACTTTGTCTGTATAGTTTTGCTGGCAGTGTGCAATACCTCATAGATGGCAAAGCCAATGGTATTCAGGTCCCGTCCAAAGCGTTTGTCTTTACGTCCATCTTTCTGCATCAGTCCCACCAGCAAAGTGCAGCCATCCTCTCCATCATGAGGATCATCATCAACGTCCTCCAGCTTGATCACAAACTGGACGTTTGAGCAAAATGTAGCtgaagagagaaagcgagaaGATTTACAAAAAGTTGTAAGTGGAAATGACCATGAACACTAATATGATATATTGTGATTGGTTTAAGATACCTGGGTTGTTCCTGCAGCCCCCTGCCGTGGAGCCCACCCTCCAGTTTCCTTCAAACTGACAGTAGTTCCAATGGCCCACCTCATCACTGGTCAGAGTGTCTGGGGTTAGATTACAGATCTCAAGCTTGGAGAAGTGCTTTATGAAGTCTGAATATGCCATCCTGACAGGACGTGATATAAAATAAGGAAATAAGATCAACAAAATGTATTGGCAaaaagtaacatttgtttatagaGTACGCATATCTATAGCAAAGTTGTCATAgttgactaaaaataaaactcaaacatgtctgttaattgaaatcaaataaaactttgGCCTACATATTACTTTAAAACGaaagaaatgagaaatgttgcatcagcaataaactgaaatcaaTTTAAGGCATTAAAAGTATTAACTGAAAATTAAAAAGACTAAActataaataaacatgtatttttagagcaataacaaattaacaaataaatactaaaattaCAAAAGCACATGATAAAATTGTGATATAAAAGCCaattcaaaaatataaataaaacaaaaaactacaataactacaatctataaaaaaatattttaattttaattacttCAACTACAGTCAAAAAAGTAGTTTATATAGCTACAGTATAGAATAAACCAAAGTATTTTCATTAccaaagtttttaaaataaaaaatatatagtaaaaTCATGGTTAATGTTAATTTTTGTAAGGTTAAGCAGCTATAATGAAGAAGTTTGCAAGTGAATCATTTTTGAACCTGTTTATTTAATTGAACAAACTGAACTTACCGATTCACCTCAGCGAATCGAATCTTTGTGGGAAAGAGTTGACGGTTAAGTGCGTAATGTTTGCGCTTTCTTCTTCTAATTAAATCTTACCAGAACTCTCCATCTTCGGCTGAATAATCCAGTTTAGCTTTCTCCTCCGGCCGGACATTATTCCACTCGTTGGAGCTAATAAAGAGATTTTGTACAGAGCTTACAGGTAAGATTCCACGATAACTCGCAACAAACGTGTTAAGAATAAACTCACTTATCACTCCACGGGCCCGTCCACTCCACCTGACCCCACGGGTTCCTCATACGCACCAGTTGCATCGGACGCCCGATGTAATGAACCTGCATTTCAGAGGGGAAACATTTTGCAGGGCTCATTCTAGTTAACTTAATACTTTTATTGCagcattttaatcaaataaactgtctcacctcctcTGCGCCAGTAACGGAGTACGCATGTCCTTTCACCAGCTTCAGGCTGGTCACCGCCTCTGTTTCATATGAACTGGTAATCTAAAGATGACAAGTAATTctagtttaaaatgtttttagtaaagtgGAAAAAAGGCCCTGATTAAATTATTATAGAAATGCCTATTTTCAAAAAGTGTGTTGCTGTATTAGGTCTCTTGGCTCAACCAATGAGGTACATTTATCTGTCTCTTTTTCGCCCAAtggcagatgtttttttattaaacgtcTATGCAAAACACAGAGATTACACAAATATAACAACACAAAATACGgagtaaataatattttagaaaaaaaaaattagaaaaaaaagagaaaattagAGAAAACATGAGGGTAAAATATGAACTTAATGTTGTCATTAGTGAAATTACATTTATGGAAATATAATTCTCAAAGAaggtacattttttataaattgtttttACAGGGTCAGATTCACAGTCTTCTTAAATAATGTCTTGAAAATTTGTGGTGAAAAccatattttttgtaatatgtTTTGGTGTTAAAATTACACGTTTCTAAAAAGATCGCATTAACGCAAATCAATTAAATAGCACCGTTAAGTATCCTGAAAATAATCTCAGAGACATTAACTACATTTTCAGAGTGATAATatgaatgtaaaacaaaatgtctAATGTGTCCTGCCATAAGGCAAACCAAGAATATGTATCTGCATGCTGACACTTTTGTGACTGTAAGATACTATTCATACCATTGTACAgtctataaaaatgtattttggttataaaatacattaatttgAGGGTATTGTTGCTAAGGCAGTGTTGCCTTGAGTGCTTGTATTTAATAATAACAGCAAATTAGTAAACTACCCCAATTCTAAATATGCGCATCTCCACCATATTTGCATGTTGGGTTATTTGCGCAATTATTAGTAAATCACCCACAATAAAGTTGCATGCAATTTGTCAGACTGCACAAGGAAATCCTAGTAAATCAGAGCTTAAGTGTGCtcaaactaaatatttaaagaTTTCTACATGTCAATGTTGCAATTGCATTTACATTATGGTCAACATAATATAACTCCAATAGAAGTAGATTATGATTACTTACATCGATAGAGCAGCCGAGCAGGGAGCCCAACCCCAGTGCTTTCTGAATGATCTTAAACAGATGAGGAGGGGCTTTACTCAACTCATAATTCTCAGCAATTCCTCCAGTGAAGTCCTCAAAACCCTCATTGGTGCTGCCGCCCGACAGAGCTTCATATGTGCCGTTGAGCCTTCAAAATATAGCAGGAATTATGTCTCTGTATGTttacaataacaaaaacattatcaGATAGAGATGTATGCTTGTATTGTACGATAGATTTTTTGATGAATTGGGTGTCAATTATATTCAACATGTTCTCTTGTATGAACATTGTATGTTTTGTGGCCAAtggaaaattttatttttgggctgTGGCACAGGGCAGTGCTTACCAAGCATTTCAAAGGACTCAGATATCATGTTCTGCACTGTCCTTGATCAACATATTACCTGTACCTCTATCTCAAACACACTCACTTTGCATAAGCTTTCTCCAGCAGAGCGCTCCAGAACTCTGAACCCTCAGCCGAGTGAACAAACAGCAGCTTTCCATCTTTGGTGGGCAGCTGGTCATCAATGACAACATCCACCCATTCACCATACTGCCAGAACTacagaaaacagaacaacaTCAGTCAGACACCTTTTTTCTGACATGTCGTGACATTGAAAACCTGACCTGACCTGACCTGAAAGTGAAAGATGCCGGCGTAGTCGTCCGTAAAGTTCTGACCAGGTGGGACTACGCGTTCCAGAATGTTGTTATCTAGAGTCAGAGAGGCAATAGCTGCCAGCAGCCAACAGTCACctgcaaagaaataaaatgtcatgTGATGCTTTTATGCAAACTGGCTTACAGTACATACATTCATGAGGAAGCACTTGTCTTTAAGTGTATTGCTCAAGTTCAGTGAGCAAGTATCTGGGCTTAAGATGTCTTGCTCAAGGACATGATGGTCATGAATAAACCCTACAAGAGTTACCAACCTAGATCTTTAACCACAAAAATACTAGTAAAGTGGTTGCTTACTGGGCCAACCAAAAATGTTATGGAAAAACACATTGTGAGATAATGGGTGGTGTATTTACACCTAACAACCAGCCAAAACACCATAGGAAACACATAGCAACGCCGTGTAACTTAAAATAGGGCACATTTTGAACTAGATTTTTAAATACAATCAAATTGCCTTTCAAATGTGTTTCAACTTAGATTACTATTTTAACTCatcaaaaaagttaaaaagttttaaaagttGGCCAAAATTGagttgaaatcactttcactaaataaataataataataataacaataatacacaatttattattaataataataataattcaatcaaactgcttttaaaattaatttcaacttacattattttaattcatcAGAAAAGTAAGACAATTTTAACCTGTTTTTAATAAGTTGGCCAaaattttgttgaaataaattaataataataataaagtgaaTGGTTTTATTAGAGAAAATACAAAATCTATTTGAATAATTACTACATAAACTTTTGCCCTAAAGAgctttttaaagacattttttctCGTGGCTCCATCATACAGTATAAGCTGTACATTTACATGTTAAATGCACGTATTTGTTGTCACGGTGCTTTGCTTTGCCTGGTATAAGTCTGTGTAAATTTAGGGTGGAGTGTGTTAATAGGCACGTCACCGTAGATGGAGACACACCATAACCACACTACCAGATTATCAGCTACAGCATATTATATCATAACTAAATACACCGTATCTGAggtaattattaaataatagcCCGTATTCATATACATCACCAGCTGTTTTTTGACACCCTACAGTGTGAAAAACAACCTTTACTCATCATCACTGATGCTAGTAGAATTCATCAATAATTCAGTGTGTTGACCCTGACATGTATTTTCTCACCCAAAGCCCCTTGGCAGATGTCAGTCCGCTTGGCACCATCCACAATGAACTGGGGGTTTGAACACAGCtccttaaaaaaacaattagatCAGCAATGCCATTTCTGCTTAATGCTACACATGAATACAAGTTTATATTTGCTTTAGGCAAACAGCATACATGAAAGGTTTAGTAGTTAAACAGACATCAATTCATATGCTGTGACTAGTGTGTTTTGAAAGGGAAGAAACAGctaaaacagttttatttgtataacaatGTGAAACAAAAAGCAGAGACGGCTGTAAGtatcaacaaacacacagacgtcTCACACCTCAGGAAACCTGAGTGTCTGTCGGTTACCATAGTGAGTATATATTTCACCAGACActtttaaacacatacagtatgtgttacctgacaattttttttacgtTAAATTAAACAATTCAGTTGACATTGTCTTACTGTTTTCATCATTATACTAAGATCTTTGTCATCATCCAttaaaactctttttttaaacacacaaacaagatATTACCTTTGGTCTCTTCCACTCCACTCCTCGAGTCTTGAAGGAATACCGCCCGAGTTCATTGTATCCCAGAGACTCAGAATCGGCTGGGAAGGTCGGGTCACgaaacaatgtttttctttcCAAACATTCACGCTTCAGACTCTGGTAGTCCTGCTTGTTAAAGGGTATCGCCTTCGCATTGGAGCCAACACCTTCTTCTCTATCCTGCCTTTTAGCAAGAAACTTTGCAATGTTGCTCATTCTGTCTGTTTATCAAGTGTTTGAGTCAAACTGAAACGCACAGTGAGCTACAAAACTCTAATGTGCAGCTGGTCATATGAGTTAATGATGGTTTTGTGTGATGTCCCTCATTGAAAAGGTGTGGGGGGCGGGGTCACGTTCACCTGTGTGCAGGTAAAGTGCTTATGGGCTCAGTTTTTGTTTGCTTTCACAATGGTTTAGTATCAAATTACACTTTAGCTAAGGTTACACTTTTAAGTAATAAACGAACAATTTTATAGAATAAAGTTGGGCTACGTATGGTTGTGATGATGCTGGACATTTGGTCCTTACCATTTTCAAAGAATAGATCACATGCTAATATGTCACCAAACTTTTTGCAATTGTTATAGTTGGAATGTTCAGACTTTTCTGTTCATTGTTTCTatcattgtttttattgctaTAACCAATTTTAATGTTTTCCTTCACACAGCAAAGATATACTAGTTTACTAATACTAAAGCTATTACAACATTGCTgttgattaaaataaaaaagatagccctaaatattattaaaaaaaaacttcaactAAACGAAAATCAGACATGTTGCcttagcaataaactgaaatacgtttaagttgaggcactaaagttattatttaaaaaataaataaaaggtaatcttaaactaaaagtaaaataGGCCTAAAATAGTCTAACAacaaattgaaattatatagaaaaaacatatgaaatgacaaaagcaaataacgaaattaaaaaaacaattaaataaaaaataatgtaatattgaaaatataaaaataatgtaataataaattaaaaaattaaaacaaaagcgaatatattatttattaacattcaaaatgttaataaacTACAACAATACAGTAATCTAAACTATAATAAATTTGCCACAGagataaacaaaatgtattcCACTTTCATTGCCTTATGAATGGTGCATAAACGTCAACAAAAAGAAAccagttgtatttgttatttaattTCATGGTCCAATtgataacaaaaaaattaatatacGACATCACAGAGCATAAATCAAAAGATTAAATGTCAATGACGTCATTTGATTGACATACATAATCAAACTCGTGGGCGGGTTTctatgtatatagaaaatgtacgTGCGCCAACCTTAACATCCGGCAGATGGCAGTGTTAagcaacaaatacattttattacctTCCGAAGAAAATGTCAAACATGCCCGAACGAAATATGTCTAAAATGCGTGCACAATCGCTTAAAGAGATCGATTTATTATAAGGTGGCGGTGCACCCATTGTCAATAGTGTCTTGTCAACAGAAAAGcaataacacaacaaaaaatattattcgaAAACTTGTCGTGTCAATCTTGTGAAAAAAAACTTGTAATCAATCAAATATGTCAtgttatagttataataacaataatggttACAATCAGTACATTGATGTCCCTAGAAAACCTCGTCGTTGTATTTCTTATATCTTCCTGTTCTGTACTGTGTGCGTAAAAAACAGTAACCAGCTCATGACAGCCTGACCACGCCTGGAAAGTTTTGGGCGGAGAACTGTAACTAACTAAGTAGAAGGACcaagacatttacacatttcttaGATATTTTGGACTTCCAGAAGCGGAACATGTCGGGAGTAGCATCTGCCCTGGCAAAGAAGAGAGCGCAGGCTGCGGGCTTCGGAACAAACGCCAATGCCAATAAATATCTGAACCAAGACTTTGAGGCGCTCAGGAGGCAATGCCAGAGCAACGGGACCCTGTTCACAGACCCGACTTTCCCAGCCGCACCCGAATCTCTGGGCTTTAAAGAACTCGGAGCTAGCTCTCACAAAACCAGAGGAACAGAATGGAAAAGACCAGGGGTATGCTTTCCTGAACGTTTTTATGCGAGCAAACTTGTAATATTGAATGCGTAATGcgtcatgtctgtgtttaacGGGAAATCGTTGCTTTTGTCATGTTCCATAATTGAACCCTCTAGTTTTTACTAGGTTTAACTGCACTTTAGTAATCGCTTCTTTAAATAGGTTTACACAAGCGTTCACGCGGGACGCGTTTTGAGTTTCGTTTGCATTATTTTCTTAATTCGCGTTATGGTTTATGTACATATGCGTCAGGCAGACGTATTCGCGTCGCGTCTCGTTTTTTTCCCCGGCGTTTATTTTTTTTGAGCGAAGCGTTTGAGGGGGCGTGTCAAACATGTcaactttttaaaacgcgtCTTGACTTCTGCGCATTGTGACCACgataatgcaaaaaaaaaaaacataatttgccAACATAAAGCGATATAGCctactttatatatatttatgaggaTGGGGCCCGGCCACGTATTAAAGGgttagttaacccaaaaatgaaaattctgtcatcatttactcaccgtcatgttgttccaaacctgtatacatttctttgttctgataaacacagagaaagatatttggaagaatgttagcaattttcagctctgggacatcatccacgaccatagtaggaatacaaatattgtattttttttgttctgttgaacacaaaatgagatattatgaagaatttaggaaaacaaacagttctggggcacctttgactaccatttaatttttcctactatggtagtcaataatgtcccggaactgaaaattaccaacattcttccaaatatctttctctgtgttcatcagaacaaagtaatttatacatgtatgacataacaagagggtgagtaaatga from Triplophysa rosa linkage group LG25, Trosa_1v2, whole genome shotgun sequence includes these protein-coding regions:
- the LOC130548655 gene encoding calpain-2 catalytic subunit-like, encoding MSNIAKFLAKRQDREEGVGSNAKAIPFNKQDYQSLKRECLERKTLFRDPTFPADSESLGYNELGRYSFKTRGVEWKRPKELCSNPQFIVDGAKRTDICQGALGDCWLLAAIASLTLDNNILERVVPPGQNFTDDYAGIFHFQFWQYGEWVDVVIDDQLPTKDGKLLFVHSAEGSEFWSALLEKAYAKLNGTYEALSGGSTNEGFEDFTGGIAENYELSKAPPHLFKIIQKALGLGSLLGCSIDITSSYETEAVTSLKLVKGHAYSVTGAEEVHYIGRPMQLVRMRNPWGQVEWTGPWSDNSNEWNNVRPEEKAKLDYSAEDGEFWMAYSDFIKHFSKLEICNLTPDTLTSDEVGHWNYCQFEGNWRVGSTAGGCRNNPATFCSNVQFVIKLEDVDDDPHDGEDGCTLLVGLMQKDGRKDKRFGRDLNTIGFAIYEVPDEYKGRNNIHLGPDVLLRKRSVAGSSTFINLREMSERFKLPPGEYIIIPSTFEPHRKGSFILRVFTEKEVAASPMDSDITANLKKDSISESDVDPHFKHLFVQIAGNDSEVSVSELQQILDNIVSKRTEVKTDGFTMETCRHMISLLDKDGSGKLGLVEFHTLWIKIQKYLEIFKSRDTDNSGTMSSHEMRDATKEAGFQVNSEILQVIISRYANQQYAIDFDSFVGCLIRLEMLFKMFKLFDKKNTGKMELDILQWLCLALS